A genomic stretch from Calditrichota bacterium includes:
- a CDS encoding rod shape-determining protein, which yields MGLFSSDIAIDLGTANTLVAVKGRGIVVNEPSVVAVRRDDQEIVAFGAAAKEMVGRTPREIVTVRPLRDGVIADFELAEQMIRYFIRKAQSTLLSRPRMAICVPSGVTEVERRAVRDSAEQAGARQVFLIEEPMAAAIGVGLPVEDAVGSMIIDIGGGTTEMAVIAMNGIVSSVSIRVAGDEMTEAIIQYYKKNYNLLLGENTAEYIKCTIGSAAPYDERGSLTVKGRDLVSGIPKTVEAKGAEVQEALAEAVTLIVESTKKCLDQTPPELAADLVDRGIIISGGGALLKGLDERLRQETNLPVIVAEDPMTCVVRGTSKILEDLPRYEKVLSRAKRY from the coding sequence ATGGGACTCTTCTCAAGTGACATTGCCATTGACCTCGGCACGGCCAACACGCTGGTCGCGGTCAAGGGGCGAGGGATAGTGGTCAACGAGCCCTCGGTGGTGGCGGTACGCAGGGACGATCAGGAAATAGTCGCCTTCGGCGCCGCTGCCAAGGAGATGGTCGGGCGCACCCCACGGGAAATCGTCACGGTGCGGCCTTTGCGCGACGGTGTGATCGCCGACTTTGAACTGGCCGAGCAGATGATTCGCTACTTCATCCGCAAGGCGCAGTCCACCCTTCTCTCGCGGCCGCGCATGGCGATCTGCGTGCCGTCAGGAGTCACCGAGGTGGAAAGGAGAGCAGTGCGCGACTCGGCCGAACAAGCCGGCGCCCGGCAGGTCTTTCTCATCGAGGAACCAATGGCGGCGGCCATCGGCGTCGGTCTGCCGGTCGAGGATGCAGTCGGGAGTATGATCATCGACATCGGCGGAGGTACCACCGAGATGGCCGTAATCGCCATGAATGGCATCGTGAGCTCGGTTTCCATCCGCGTTGCCGGCGACGAAATGACCGAGGCCATCATCCAGTACTACAAGAAGAACTACAATCTGCTGCTCGGGGAGAACACCGCCGAGTACATCAAATGCACCATCGGCTCGGCGGCTCCGTACGATGAACGCGGCTCGTTGACCGTTAAGGGGCGCGACTTGGTGAGTGGCATTCCCAAGACGGTCGAGGCGAAAGGAGCGGAGGTGCAGGAAGCCCTGGCCGAGGCGGTGACGCTCATCGTTGAGTCGACCAAGAAGTGCCTGGACCAAACGCCACCCGAACTGGCAGCCGACCTGGTGGACCGCGGCATCATCATCTCCGGAGGTGGTGCTCTGCTGAAGGGGCTGGATGAACGTCTGCGCCAGGAGACAAATCTGCCGGTTATCGTGGCCGAGGACCC